One part of the Terriglobales bacterium genome encodes these proteins:
- a CDS encoding radical SAM protein, with product MDRRRSIQAHEVFGAWGKILTGKVPFLSIEITRECPLSCPGCYAYGDTHLGGGTTLRDLNDLRGDDLVEGVVGLVKKHKPMHVSLVGGEPLVRHRELSRILPRLSALNVFAMVVTSAVIRVPVEWMSIPRTRVAVSVDGLPEHHDIRRKPATYEKILKNIEGCEVNIHWTITRPMIDRPGYLDEYVAFWNARPECNKIWASLYTPQRGEQTPEMIPLEARPQVAEALAALGKKYPKLLMPEGVAHAFVTPPPTPKDCVFAQMSVNYSADLTSRVEPCIFGGDPDCAQCGCAASVGLKWLGEIPLALGLKPGHIMRSSIAIGALARRLDPRSAEGVRWAPKPAGLVQIKP from the coding sequence ATGGATCGTCGTCGCAGCATCCAGGCGCATGAGGTATTCGGCGCCTGGGGCAAGATCCTCACCGGCAAGGTCCCGTTCCTTTCCATCGAGATCACGCGCGAGTGTCCGCTGAGCTGCCCGGGATGCTACGCCTACGGCGACACCCACCTGGGCGGTGGGACCACGTTGCGCGACCTCAACGACCTGCGCGGCGACGACCTGGTGGAAGGCGTGGTCGGCCTGGTCAAGAAGCACAAGCCCATGCACGTTTCGCTGGTGGGCGGCGAGCCGCTGGTGCGGCATCGCGAGTTGAGCCGCATCCTGCCGCGGCTGAGCGCCTTGAACGTGTTTGCTATGGTGGTGACCAGCGCGGTGATCCGCGTGCCGGTGGAGTGGATGAGCATCCCGCGCACGCGCGTGGCCGTCTCCGTCGACGGGCTGCCGGAGCACCATGACATCCGTCGCAAGCCGGCCACCTACGAGAAGATCCTGAAGAACATCGAAGGCTGCGAGGTCAACATCCACTGGACCATCACCCGGCCGATGATCGACCGCCCCGGCTACCTGGACGAGTACGTAGCCTTCTGGAACGCGCGGCCGGAATGCAACAAGATCTGGGCCAGCCTGTACACGCCGCAGCGCGGCGAGCAGACGCCGGAGATGATCCCGCTGGAAGCGCGCCCGCAAGTGGCGGAAGCGCTGGCGGCGCTGGGCAAGAAGTACCCCAAGCTGCTCATGCCGGAAGGCGTGGCGCACGCCTTCGTCACGCCGCCTCCGACGCCCAAAGACTGCGTGTTCGCGCAGATGTCGGTGAACTACTCGGCCGACCTCACGAGCCGGGTGGAGCCCTGCATCTTCGGCGGCGATCCCGATTGCGCGCAGTGCGGCTGCGCGGCCAGCGTGGGGCTGAAGTGGCTCGGTGAGATTCCGCTGGCCCTGGGCCTGAAGCCCGGACACATCATGCGCAGCTCCATCGCCATCGGCGCCCTGGCGCGGCGTCTGGATCCGCGCTCGGCCGAAGGCGTGCGCTGGGCCCCCAAGCCCGCGGGGCTGGTGCAGATCAAGCCGTAG